In Uranotaenia lowii strain MFRU-FL chromosome 2, ASM2978415v1, whole genome shotgun sequence, one genomic interval encodes:
- the LOC129743776 gene encoding estradiol 17-beta-dehydrogenase 8: MSGPLAGRLALVTGAGSGIGRMASKLLSRDGAIVVAVDRNIKAAQETVDGLTGSSDNIAFEMDVSSSESIAKVLNATLEKYKGPPRIVVNSAGITRDNFLVKMPESDFDAVINVNLKGTWLMLQHFGKAMIEKNLTGSMINVSSIVARSGNIGQSNYSPSKAGVEAMTKVVAREFGRYGIRVNAVVPGFIDTPMTDTVPQKVKDMITMQCALRRFGKPEEIAEVIAFLASEKSSYVNGTSVEVTGG, from the exons ATGAGTGGACCTTTAGCGGGCCGACTGGCGCTGGTAACAG GTGCTGGATCTGGTATCGGTAGAATGGCCAGTAAACTGCTGTCCAGAGATGGTGCCATTGTTGTGGCCGTGGACCGCAATATTAAAGCCGCCCAGGAAACGGTCGATGGGCTAACCGGCTCAAGCGATAATATTGCATTTGAGATGGATGTTTCCTCGAGTGAAAGCATCGCCAAAGTGCTCAATGCGACACTAGAAAAATATAAGGGTCCACCAAGGATAGTTGTCAATTCAGCTGGCATAACGAGAGACAACTTTCTGGTGAAAATGCCGGAAAGCGATTTTGATGCCGTTATCAATGTGAACCTCAAAGGCACCTGGCTCATGTTACAACATTTTGGAAAGGCGATGATCGAGAAGAATCTGACCGGATCGATGATCAATGTTTCGTCAATAGTAGCACGTAGCGGTAATATCGGCCAATCAAACTATTCACCGAGTAAAGCCGGCGTTGAAGCTATGACCAAAGTCGTCGCCAGAGAGTTTGGTCGTTACGGTATTCGTGTGAATGCAGTAGTTCCTGGGTTCATCGACACACCAATGACAGATACCGTGCCTCAAAAGGTCAAAGACATGATTACCATGCAATGTGCTTTACGCCGCTTTGGGAAACCCGAAG aaattgctGAAGTTATAGCATTTTTGGCATCGGAAAAAAGCAGCTACGTGAACGGCACTTCGGTTGAAGTTACTGGAGGATAA
- the LOC129746082 gene encoding syntenin-1-like has product MSLYPSLEDMQVDKILQSQNAAVANAIATQQQQQQQLGFQGPPPAYTMNPYPQLYELPRSEIGNHSTGEESKKQGFIYPDLGDYLGLELSRGMIEANMPEYLHRDNQLEASPLTVVNNANMIAPVSGSSVGLQRGQVTNGIREIILCKGTDKKVGLRAQSINKGVFVCLVVKDSPAALAGLRFGDQILQINGTLVAGYSVDDVHKLLKKSQKDNISLVARDRPFERAVTLHKDSTGHVGFQFNDGKITAIVKDSSAARNGLLIEHQLLEINGQNVIGMKDKDISKIIASGGQIITVTIIPSMIYDVMIKKLSVSFLRGKMDHTIPDF; this is encoded by the exons ATGTCGCTGTATCCGTCTTTGGAAGATATGCAGGTCGATAAGATCCTCCAGTCGCAGAATGCTGCCGTGGCTAACGCTATAGCCAcccaacagcaacaacaacaacaactaggTTTTCAAGGGCCCCCGCCGGCTTATACTATGAATCCATATCCACAGTTGTATGAACTGCCACGATCAGAGATCGGGAATCACTCAACCGGAGAGGAATCCAAGAAGCAAGGATTTATTTACCCTGATCTAGGTGATTATCTGGGATTAGAGTTGAGTCGGGGAATGATTGAGGCCAACATGCCAGAATATTTGCATCGGGATAATCAATTAGAAGCTTCTCCTTTGACCGTGGTTAATAATGCTAACATGATAGCACCAGTTTCGGGGTCATCTGTAGGTTTGCAACGTGGTCAGGTGACCAACGGAATACGTGAG ATTATTCTGTGTAAGGGAACCGATAAAAAAGTCGGTCTTCGAGCCCAATCGATCAACAAGGGAGTATTTGTGTGCCTGGTGGTTAAGGACAGTCCAGCTGCTCTTGCTGGATTGAGATTTGGAGATCAAATATTGCAAATTAACGGAACTCTCGTAGCTGGATACTCCGTTGATGACGTTCATAAGCTATTGAAAAAAAGCCAGAAAGATAACATTTCGCTAGTAGCTCGTGATCGTCCGTTTGAGAGAGCGGTTACTTTGCACAAAGATTCAACTGGTCATGTTGGTTTCCAATTCAATGATGGAAAGATTACAGCTATAGTAAAAGACTCATCGGCGGCAAGAAACGGACTTCTTATCGAACATCAACTACTGGAAATTAATGGTCAAAACGTTATTGGAATGAAAGATAAGGATATTTCCAAAATCATAGCTAGTGGTGGTCAAATCATAACGGTCACCATTATACCGAGCATGATTTATGatgtaatgataaaaaaattgtctgTTTCATTTTTACGGGGTAAAATGGATCACACAATTCCCGATTTTTAA
- the LOC129744709 gene encoding importin-13 has translation MDVRAIEEAVITFYRSGNQQQQGETHQWLQQIQESPQAWSFCWDLMQLNKPSEVQFFGAITLHSKLTKHWAEIPKEAHVEFKQKLLESIVLFGNGPKIVLSQLCISLSVFIVHMLEHQTVIEDVTNMFLNDQLGNLSKNTQLEILMSVLEGIPDEADSVHTQIPRSLVREQLNKKAAFATGTVVTYLSEKLNGTRIDESETTVLINATKSLTTWLKYGNVRLDDCESMVQVLLKLIHYCYWKEPKEDGCMSQDDSDLAEAAVKVLVKIVTSQTSNGNKFSTTVVRYMKLFLDVLNPILDAEWKENNENENLAFIIYTLFLSTLECYTSVICAGILSENEDLTKMYTNTVDLLIKCTNKPGTYPVDESCSTLAMEFWYMLQDEVFSMPNDDRKAKCWEAIKPVYAHIVRVLIRKSQLPNEKTLHRWNSDDLESFRCYRQDIGDTLLSCHDVLNDLMLDILSEALDESIMYLNYDPQNVDNWPLLEATVHAYCSIAQKIEYAEYPQVVKLLKVLNEIPYEKYSDKLLGMALETAGAFSDWISDNPKYLPPAIELLVKGLTSSQASQATLGLKDLTSECQKEMAPYALPLLDACRAALSSGRLKNAEMIRLMYTVGNIMSVISYENIIHYLDLMVSPCFEELQMNVQNQDKSEAARGRVILRLEMVSKLFSSLNTRKPSEKDGDLPGPAQNIQHPMVASQVQPILLILEKTMPLLKNICSLWLHEESVVETLCKALQQALTNLMEDIKPLLNDICCLILLVFGNKCAPSAVEMAGNCILIFYHDLECRENMKQLFNAILEYNFGQMQQYDEQQKLSDVSDLIETFFSFNTRITKKMPVCYDAVQADCSRLIDYAMKSMMLPETGPIKKSVQFLSVFIKESRNHPLMMNSVVGQAENILRTTFLCLGGYTPRAHVDVFADILLSLNCKYPSDFPRWIRILEKPNFPTFFVSPADKELFVKKVLKEKVNRRLVQEHVRKFAAMCRNAVEWDIDFRAS, from the exons ATGGATGTACGCGCGATCGAAGAGGCTGTAATAACATTTTATCGAAGCGGAAACCAGCAACAGCAAGGCGAAACTCATCAGTGGCTACAGCAAATTCAAGAAAGTCCCCAAGCATGGTCATTCTGTTGGGATTTAATGCAGCTGAACAAACCCTCTGAGGTTCAATTTTTCGGAGCCATCACCTTGCACTCAAAGCTTACTAAACACTGGGCCGAGATTCCGAAGGAGGCGCATGTTGAATTCAAGCaaaaactgctagaaagtatcGTCCTTTTTGGTAATGGACCAAAAATTGTTCTCAGTCAGTTATGCATTTCG ctTAGTGTTTTCATCGTCCACATGCTGGAACACCAGACAGTCATCGAAGATGTAACCAATATGTTTCTAAACGATCAGCTGGGTAACTTATCCAAAAACACCCAACTTGAAATTCTAATGTCTGTTCTAGAAGGCATTCCTGACGAGGCTGACTCCGTCCATACGCAGATACCTCGCTCACTAGTTCGTGAACAGCTAAACAAAAAAGCTGCATTTGCCACCGGTACCGTTGTAACCTATCTCAGTGAAAAACTTAACGGTACACGCATTGACGAAAGTGAAACCACCGTGCTCATCAACGCCACCAAAAGTTTAACCACCTGGCTCAAATATGGAAACGTTCGGCTGGATGATTGTGAATCAATGGTCCAAGTTTTGCTCAAACTTATTCATTATTGCTACTGGAAAGAACCGAAGGAGGACGGTTGCATGTCCCAGGATGATAGCGATTTGGCAGAAGCAGCCGTCAAAGTATTAGTA aaaatagtCACATCACAAACGAGCAATGGAAATAAGTTTTCAACAACTGTGGTACGGTACATGAAGTTGTTTTTGGACGTATTGAATCCTATATTGGACGCCGAATGGAAAGAGaacaatgaaaatgaaaatttagcgTTTATTATCTACACGTTATTTCTTTCAACGCTTGAGTGCTACACTTCAGTTATTTGTGCGGGTATTTTGTCAGAAAACGAGGATTTGACCAAAATGTACACCAACACGGTAGATCTGTTGATTAAATGTACCAATAAACCAGGCACTTATCCGGTCGACGAGTCTTGCAGCACCTTGGCAATGGAATTTTGGTACATGCTTCAAGATGAAGTCTTCTCTATGCCAAACGATGACCGAAAAGCTAAATGTTGGGAAGCGATTAAACCGGTTTACGCACACATTGTCAGAGTTTTGATACGCAAAAGTCAGTTGCCAAACGAAAAAACATTACATCGATGGAATTCGGATGATTTGGAATCGTTTCGGTGCTACCGGCAGGATATTGGCGACACGCTCCTTTCTTGTCATGACGTATTGAACGATTTAATGCTTGATATCCTCTCGGAGGCATTAGACGAGTCTATTATGTACCTAAACTATGACCCACAAAACGTGGACAACTGGCCATTGTTAGAGGCAACCGTGCATGCGTACTGTTCAATTGCTCAGAAAATTGAATACGCAGAGTACCCACAAGTTGTTAAATTGTTAAAAGTATTGAACGAAATACCTTATGAAAAGTACAGCGACAAACTGTTGGGAATGGCATTGGAAACTGCTGGTGCTTTTAGTGATTGGATCAGCGACAATCCCAAATATCTACCACCAGCAATCGAGCTTCTGGTAAAAGGTTTGACATCAAGCCAAGCATCTCAGGCTACATTAGGCTTAAAAGATCTTACCTCAGAATGTCAAAAAGAGATGGCCCCTTACGCTCTGCCGTTGTTGGACGCATGTCGTGCAGCTTTGTCAAGTGGACGTTTGAAGAACGCTGAAATGATCCGTTTGATGTACACAGTCGGCAACATAATGAGTGTTATTTCATATGAGAATATAATACACTACTTGGATCTTATGGTTTCTCCATGCTTTGAAGAACTTCAGATGAACGTTCAAAATCAAGACAAAAGTGAGGCGGCCCGGGGGAGGGTGATTCTTAGATTGGAAATGGTATCCAAGTTGTTTTCTTCGCTCAACACTCGAAAGCCGTCAGAAAAAGATGGGGATTTACCTGGACCAGCTCAGAACATACAGCATCCCATGGTGGCATCGCAAGTGCAACCAATTTTACTTATTTTGGAAAAGACTATGCCGTTGTTAAAGAATATTTGCAGTCTTTGGTTGCACGAGGAAAGCGTGGTGGAGACACTTTGCAAAGCATTACAACAAGCCTTGACAAACTTGATGGAGGACATCAAACCACTGCTTAACGACATTTGTTGCTTAATTTTGCTTGTTTTTGGTAACAAATGTGCTCCCTCAGCTGTGGAAATGGCAGGAAAT TGTATTCTAATTTTTTACCATGATTTGGAATGTCGTGAAAACATGAAGCAGTTGTTTAATGCCATTTTGGAGTACAACTTTGGTCAAATGCAG caaTACGACGAACAGCAGAAGCTCTCCGATGTGTCAGACTTAATAGAGACATTCTTTTCGTTCAACACCAGAATAACCAAGAAAATGCCCGTCTGTTACGACGCCGTACAAGCCGACTGTTCGAGATTGATAGATTATG CCATGAAAAGCATGATGCTTCCGGAAACAGGTCCTATCAAAAAGAGCGTCCAGTTTCTGTCAGTGTTCATCAAGGAATCTCGAAATCATCCTTTGATGATGAATTCGGTTGTAGGGCAGGCAGAGAATATTTTGCGAACAACGTTCTTGTGTCTGG GTGGATATACACCGCGGGCTCATGTAGATGTGTTTGCAGACATTTTACTCTCTCTCAACTGCAAATATCCAAGCGATTTTCCCCGATGGATAAGAATTCTCGAAAAGCcaaatttcccaacattttttgtCAGCCCAGCAGATAAGGAACTGtttgttaaaaaagttttaaa GGAAAAGGTCAACCGAAGACTGGTGCAAGAGCATGTACGCAAGTTTGCCGCTATGTGTAGGAACGCCGTAGAATGGGATATTGATTTTAGGGCTAGTTAG
- the LOC129746545 gene encoding RNA-binding protein with serine-rich domain 1-A: MARSKNRSESADSDKAEKKQRGREKERKKRSSSSSDSSGSSSDSSSSRSSSGSRSSSSSSSSSSSSSSSSSSSGADRSRAKRKTTTKSRSASPVKEAPKKLETVNRPKSKERVERRSLDRDNDKENKQNKTVSPERGNKDGGRSRRSRSGSVKRRRKERSVTPRPTRIHVGSLTRNVIKEHIVEIFSNYGEIRSVDFPTDRFQPFTRGFCYINFANPDGAENAIKHMAGGQIDGQEITATAVLVQKTRPPMRRPSPIMRNNRPPPRWRASPRRYQRRSPIRRSPRRRRSRSPARRRRHSNSSDSSR; encoded by the exons AT GGCAAGATCGAAAAATCGTTCTGAATCGGCTGATTCCGATAAGGCTGAGAAGAAGCAGCGCGGCCgggaaaaggaaagaaaaaagcGGAGCTCTAGCAGCAGCGATAGTAGTGGAAG TTCGTCGGATAGTAGCTCTTCCCGGAGCAGTTCCGGATCGAGATCAAGCTCGTCGAGCAGTAGCTCGTCATCATCGAGTTCGTCGTCTTCGTCGAGTAGCGGAGCTGATCGTTCCCGCGCTAAGCGCAAAACTACCACCAAATCCCGCAGCGCTAGTCCAGTAAAAGAAGCACCAAAAAAGTTGGAAACAGTTAACCGTCCTAAGTCAAAGGAACGTGTGGAACGGCGTAGCTTAGATCGTGACAATGACAAAGaaaacaagcaaaacaaaacggTTTCACCTGAAAGAGGTAACAAGGACGGTGGACGCAGTCGGCGATCACGATCTGGATCAGTCAAAAGACGCAGAAAGGAACGATCCGTCACACCAAGACCGACTCGCATCCATGTGGGCTCGTTGACAAGAAATGTCATAAAAGAACATATTGTCGAAATATTTAGCAACTATGGAGAAATCCGTAGTGTTGACTTTCCAACGGATCGTTTCCAACCGTTTACTCGCGGTTTTTGTTATATCAACTTTGCAAACCCAGACGGGGCGGAAAACGCTATAAAGCATATGGCCGGTGGACAAATTGACGGACAAGAGATTACAGCCACTGCTGTGTTGGTCCAAAAGACACGTCCACCGATGCGTCGTCCTTCGCCTATCATGAGAAACAATAGACCTCCACCCCGTTGGCGTGCCTCTCCCAGACGCTACCAGAGAAGATCTCCGATAAGACGCAGTCCTCGTCGCAGGCGATCTCGCAGTCCAGCCAGAAGAAGGCGTCACAGCAACAGCTCGGACAGCTCCcgctaa
- the LOC129746261 gene encoding glycosyltransferase-like domain-containing protein 1-like, producing MAKILIIEPFYGGSHKQLLDTILQQFHPAEYDLFTLTAKKWHWRSRIGALYFSETIPRDHQYRTLFTSSVLNLAELIGLRPDLSVCRKIVYFHENQLNYPVREIKERDCQYGLNQIMTCLSADQIVFNSHYNRTSFLDNIKSFLNIAPDLKLKNIKEKLEPRSEVLYFPIPFHLIPKRVFTKNEKALHLIWPHRWEHDKNPQFLTNTLVELNKRQVDFRVSILGERTQSIPECFESIKEQLKEKLINFGFLSKDDYIRTLLDGDVVISTSGHEFYGVAMLEASYCGCLPVAPNKLVYPEIYPATSLYNTSNQLIKMLYNWCKNRTLFARDRAIFYENFNFDQYSSTTTVPKFISMIKAHIVTGECKNLGPIVTTPNGI from the exons ATggctaaaattttgataattgaacCTTTCTATGGAGGATCACATAAACAACTACTGGACACAATTTTGCAAC AATTTCATCCTGCTGAGTACGATCTTTTCACTCTCACGGCGAAAAAATGGCATTGGCGTTCCCGTATTGGAGCGCTTTATTTTTCGGAAACGATCCCTCGGGACCACCAATACCGAACCTTGTTTACAAGCTCGGTTCTGAATCTAGCCGAACTGATTGGACTTCGACCGGATTTGTCCGTGTGTAGAAAAATAGTCTATTTCCATGAGAACCAGCTCAATTATCCGGTCCGGGAAATTAAGGAACGCGATTGCCAGTACGGGCTGAACCAAATCATGACCTGTCTGAGTGCTGACCAGATAGTCTTCAATTCGCATTACAACCGTACGTCGTTTTTAGACAACATCAAGAGCTTCCTTAACATTGCACCggatttaaagttgaaaaatatcaagGAAAAATTAGAACCTCGGAGCGAAGTACTCTACTTCCCGATTCCGTTTCATCTTATTCCAAAACGCGTATTTACCAAAAACGA AAAAGCCCTGCATTTGATTTGGCCGCACCGTTGGGAACATGACAAAAATCCTCAATTTCTGACCAATACCCTAGTGGAGCTTAACAAACGACAAGTTGACTTTCGGGTTTCAATCCTTGGCGAACGAACGCAATCGATTCCTGAATGTTTCGAGAGCATTAAAGAGCAACTGAAGgaaaaactgattaattttgGTTTTCTATCTAAGGATGATTATATCCGCACACTTTTAGACGGAGATGTGGTCATTTCAACATCTGGGCATGAGTTCTACGGCGTTGCCAT GTTAGAGGCTTCCTACTGCGGCTGCCTACCAGTTGCCCCAAATAAACTAGTCTATCCGGAGATTTATCCCGCCACCAGCCTTTACAACACTTCCAATCAACTAATCAAAATGTTGTACAACTGGTGTAAAAACCGAACCTTGTTTGCACGAGATCGGGCtattttttacgaaaatttcaactttgacCAATACTCGTCGACGACCACCGTTCCAAAGTTCATATCAATGATAAAAGCTCATATCGTCACAGGAGAATGCAAAAATTTAGGTCCCATAGTCACAACACCCAACGGGATCTAG